The Actinomycetota bacterium genomic interval TCGGCGACGACCTGCTCCGACTGATCTTCACCGCCTGCCACCCGACGCTGTCCACCGAGGCACGCGTGGCGCTCACGCTGCGGCTGCTCGGCGGCTTGACGACCGACGAGATCGCGCGGGCATTCCTGGTCGCGGAACCCACCCTCGCGCAGCGGATCGTCCGCGCCAAGCGCACGCTCAGCGGCAAGGGCGTGCGCTTCGAGATGCCCACGCCGGCCGACCTGCCCGACCGGCTCTCGTCGGTGCTGGAGGTCATCTACCTTGTCTTCAACGAGGGTTACTCGGCCACCGCAGGCCAGGACTGGATGCGGCCGGCGCTGTGCGAGGAGGCGCTCCGCCTCGGCCGGATCCTGGCCAGCCTGCTGCCCGGAGAGCCCGAGGTCCACGGGCTGGTGGCGCTGATGGAGATCCAGGCGTCACGCATCCGCGCCCGCACCGACGCCTCCGGGGCACCGGTGCTCCTGGCCGACCAGGACCGCCGGCTGTGGGACCGGCTACTCATCCGCCGTGGCCTCGAGGCGCTCGCCCGCGCCGACGCGCTCGGTGGCGCCCTCGGCCCCTACACCCTGCAGGCCGAGATT includes:
- a CDS encoding DUF6596 domain-containing protein, which encodes WLMATAKHRAVDTLRRQTRSAQKLEALARDPGLTRQADEPDLDAALDDHIGDDLLRLIFTACHPTLSTEARVALTLRLLGGLTTDEIARAFLVAEPTLAQRIVRAKRTLSGKGVRFEMPTPADLPDRLSSVLEVIYLVFNEGYSATAGQDWMRPALCEEALRLGRILASLLPGEPEVHGLVALMEIQASRIRARTDASGAPVLLADQDRRLWDRLLIRRGLEALARADALGGALGPYTLQAEIAAGHARALTPEDTDWERIAALYRVLAHVSPSPVVELNRAVAVGMVAGPAKGLEIIEPLRHQRALEHYPQLPAVRGDLLAKLGRLDEARWEFERAAALTRNERERAVFLTRAAACADSRP